Proteins encoded together in one Labeo rohita strain BAU-BD-2019 chromosome 21, IGBB_LRoh.1.0, whole genome shotgun sequence window:
- the LOC127152708 gene encoding olfactory receptor 146-like — protein sequence MENLTFTNSILLVEGLKVTPQSSYPVFILLLLVYVFIMVSNIGLIILISKEKNLHHPMHFLFCNLPLNDIMGTTVILPRLMQDIFRETSERYMTYAECVVQAYFVHVFAVACHYVLMIMAFDRYVAICNPLRYTAIMTNKMVVKLSASAWGLSVFMVSILLGLTIRLSRCRSKIENPFCDNASLFKLSCENVVVNNVFGIIYTVIVFTFSLGSVFITYGKIAAVCITSKNKLLNSKAVKTCGTHIAVYIIMFVSCASFIFLHRFPEYSESRKLASIMFHIVPPGLNPLVYGLQTKEIRQKCIQFWCRKKVHP from the coding sequence ATGGAAAACCTGACTTTCACAAACAGCATTCTCCTCGTGGAGGGACTGAAAGTTACACCTCAATCTTCTTATCCTGTTTTCATCCTGCTTCTTTTGGTTTATGTCTTTATTATGGTTTCTAACATTGgactcataattctgatttcAAAAGAGAAGAATTTACATCATCCTATGCACTTTCTGTTCTGTAATTTGCCACTGAATGATATAATGGGGACCACTGTCATTTTGCCACGCTTAATGCAAGACATTTTCAGAGAAACTTCAGAGCGATATATGACATATGCAGAATGTGTTGTTCAAGCATATTTCGTGCATGTTTTTGCAGTAGCATGCCACTATGTCCTGATGATCATGGCCTTTGACAGATATGTGGCTATTTGCAATCCACTGCGATACACAGCTATAATGACCAATAAAATGGTGGTTAAACTATCAGCATCAGCCTGGGGCCTGTCAGTATTCATGGTTTCAATTCTGTTAGGTCTCACTATACGCCTGTCTCGCTGCAGATCCAAAATCGAAAATCCTTTCTGTGACAATGCATCACTGTTTAAACTGTCCTGTGAAAATGTGGTTGTTAATAATGTCTTTGGAATAATTTATACTGTGATTGTTTTTACCTTCTCACTTGGGTCTGTATTTATAACATATGGTAAGATTGCTGCTGTATGCATAACAAGCAAAAACAAATTGCTGAACAGTAAAGCTGTAAAAACCTGTGGCACTCACATAGCTGTTTATATAATCATGTTTGTTTCTTGTgctagttttatttttcttcatcgTTTTCCTGAATACTCTGAAAGCAGGAAACTAGCTAGTATAATGTTCCATATTGTACCGCCAGGACTAAATCCTTTAGTATATGGTTTACAAACCAaagaaataagacaaaaatgtatacaattttgGTGTAGAAAAAAGGTTCATCCTTAA